In Euzebyales bacterium, the sequence CGGGATGCCGAACATCCGCGACAGGATGTCGTTGGTCGCTGCGGCCGCGAGGATCAGCAGTCCGCTGAACACCCCCAGCATCACCGCGGCGCGCAGCGGGATCTCCAACGGGTTCTGCAGCACGTGCCACTCGCCCTCGAGCCCGTACACGCGCTTCTCGATGAACGGATAGGCCGCGAGGAAGGTGAAGATCAGGCCGGGCAGGACCACGCCGGCGACGAACGGACCTGAGATGACGAAGCTCCCGATGACGCCGAACTCGATGGGCGGGAAGATCCGCAGGGCGCCCTCGAGCCAGAACAGGAACCAGTCGGGCTGCGCGTTGTTGCCGACCTCCCCGGGCACGTAGGGGCCGAGCAGCGAGACGTCACTCCACGGGATCAGCACGGCGGCGGCGGCCAGCAGGCCACCGGTCCACAGGAACAGCGTGGCGCTCTCGGCGAACTGCAGCGGCCACAACGGCTTGCCGAGCACGAGCGTGTGGCCGTCGATGCCCATCCGGGGGAACTGAGTGTGCTTCTGGCGGTACACGATGAACAGGTGGAGGCCGACGGTGCCCAGAAGTGCCGCGGGCAGCACCATCACGTGGAGCACGAAGAACCGCGGGATCACGTCGCCGGTCGGGAACGCGCCGCCGAAGATCCAGAACGCCGCGCGGTCGCCGATCAGCGGCAGCGACAGCAGCTCGGAGTAGGCGATCCGGATGCCGGTGCCGGCCAGCGAGTCGTACGGCAGCGAGTAGCCGGTGAAGCCCGCGCCGAACGCGAGCGTCAGCAGGCCGATGCCGACGAAGTAGTTGACCTCTCGCGGCTTGCGGAACGCGCCGGTCAGCATCACCCGTAGCATGTGCAGCACGACGGTGGCGATGAACAGGTGGGATGCGCCCCGGTGCAGGCGGCGGAACAGCAGGCCGCCGTTGACGTCGCTGGACAGCCGCACGATGGACTCGAACGCGGCCGGCAGGGTCCGGCCGGCGAAGACCGGGTTGCTGCCGACGTAGGTGACGGCCTCGACGTTCGGCCGGTAGAAGAACGTCAGGAAGGTGCCGGTCAGCACGAGGATGACCAGGGAGAACGCAGCCACCTCGCCGAGCAGGAACGACCAGTTGCTCGGGAACACCTTGTTGGCGGCGGTCCGGGCATCGGTCCTGAGGTGCAGCCGTTCGTCGAGCTGGTCGAACAGCTTGCCGAACAGCGGCGTCATCGCGACCCTCCCGACCTGCCTGCGTACCTGACCATCAGCCTGGCGGCCTCCACAGTAGTGCCCTACCCGTACGCCGGTCCGACCTGCTCGGTGAAGTCGCCCAGCGCGATCAGGAAGCTCTCCGAGTCGACGCCGAGCGGCAGCTGTGGAAGCGCTCGGGCCGTCGGGCCGAACGTCGGGATGGCACCGCGCACGGCGTCGAACGTCGACTGGTGGCACGGGCAGAACAGGGCGTTGTCCTGCTCGCGGAACAGCCCCACAGGACAGCCGGCGTGGGTGCAGACCTTCGAGTAGGCCACCAGCTCGCCGTTGACGACCCACTCCAGGTTGGTCGGCTGGCGGAACCTGGCGTCCGCGACGCGCACGAGGATCACCGCCGAGATCTCGTTGTTGATCGACCCCTCGGGCCACACCGTCGCCACACCGCCGGCGGTGACGTTGTCGGCGCTGATGGGTTCGCCGTCGGTCGTGACCAGCCGGGTGCCGCGGCGCCAGTCGGTACGCTTCAACGCGTCGCCCGGCGCAGGACCCAGTGACGGAACCGGCGCCAGCAGGCTGATCCCGAAGACGCCACCAGCGCCGATCAGCGCGTTGCGCAGCACCGACCGCCGCTCGAGGGGGGCGATGGCCGCGACCGGCTCGTGGTCGGTGTCCTCCCCCTCCGGGTGACGGGGCTCGACGGCCTCGATGTCGGGGAACAGGTCACTGAAGTAGCGGCGGACGCCGAAGCCGAGCGCGAGCAGGCCGAGGGCCAGCGCCGTGCCGTACACGGCGATCGACGTCTCGAGCGCGAGCCCGACCGCGAACCCGACACCGCCCAGCGCGGCGATGATCGCGCTGCCGATCACCAGCGCGTCGTTGGCCTGGCTGGGCGGCGGCGTGTCCTCGCTGACGACCCGCAGGTTCGGCCTGGTCGGCTCGCGATCGTCGGTCATGATGTGTGTCTACCGCTGGCGCTGCGTGAGGCGCGGGGTGTGTGTCTACCGCTGGCGCTGCGTGAGGCACGGGATGTGCGCCTACCGCCAGCGTCGCTGAGTCGCTCGGCTGACGCCCCCCGTCTGACGGCCGAGGGTGTGGGCCTGCCGTCGTGGCTGGTCGGGGCACTCGTGCTCACGCCTGCTCCGTGGTATCGGCTGAACGCACTGAGGTGACGCGCTGCTCGTCGTGCTCGCCGGGTTCGGCGTCGCTGCCAGGGTCGGGGAACCACGTCGGCTTGGACGAGATCCAGAACAACGACAGGATCATCGCCACCGCCATCAGCGCCACGAACCCGGAGGCGAACACGGGATTGAGCTCGACCAGCCCCAGCGGCGTGCCCGGCTCGCTGCTGACCTCCTCGAGGAAGGCGCCGATGTCGGCGGCTTCCTCGTCCGGGATGATGTCCTCGCCGAACGCGGGCATCTGGAAGGGGCCGAGCCTGATCGCTTCGGCGATCGTCGTCGTGTCGTACATGTTGACCGCCGGCGTCCATGCGCCGCCACCGGCCACGCCGCCGGCTCCGGTTGACCCGTGGCATGCTGCGCAGTTGGCCGCGTACACGGCCTGGCCAGCACCGGCGTCGCCCTCCGGCAGCTCGGTGACGTCGGCCAGGTCGTTGGTGAGGTCGAACTCCTCGGTCACGTAGGCGACGATCGCCATGCGTTGTGCGTCGTCGAACGCCACCGCGCGCGGCTGGTTGTCGTACGGGTCCCCGGCGGGGGGCATACGACCGGTGCGCAGCACCAGATCGACGTAGGACGCAGTGACCTCCGGGCGCCCGGACAGGGCCGGTGCGTTGCGATCGGTGCCGGGCACCGTCGCGCCGCCGCCGTCGGAGGCGTGGCACTGGGCGCAGGCCTGCGCGTAGAGCTGACCGCCGAGGTCGACGTCGCCCGTGAGGGGCTCCGCCTCCTGGGCGGCGACGTCGTCGGCCACCCACCACATGGCGACGCCGAGACAGCCGAGGAGCAGTGTGAGCCAGCCGAGGATGTTGCGGACCGATCGAGCAGAGCGTGCACCCATCGCCCACTGCATCCTTTGTCCGTCAGAGCCCTGTCTACCAGGGTTCGCTCCCCCACGCAGGAGCGCGCAGGAAGGACGATATGGTTCTCACTGGCGGAGCCGGTCAACCAGCGTACGAGGAAACCGGGCCCGCGACGTTGCTGCGACACGCGCATGGCGACGATACAACGAGCTGACCGTCGATCAAGGGGCCGGCCGTGACCGACCAGGAGCTGACCATCCGTGAGGCGCGCGACGATGAGCTCGACATCGTCGCGTCGCTCGTCGTCGATGCCTACAGCGAGTTCGCTGCGCGCATGGCGCCGGACGCGTGGTCGTCCTTCGCGCAGGACATCGCCAACGTGCGCGGGCGGACGATCGACGCCCAGGTGATCGTCGCGGTCCGCGGTGACCGCATCGTCGGCACCGTCACGCGCTACCCGGAGTGGCGTGGCGCCCAGCAGGACGCGTCGGCCGTGCGCGTGCTCGCCGTCCCGCCCGACGAGCGGGGCACCGGCGTGGGCCGGGCTCTCATGGAGCACTGCATCGCGCTGACTCGCGACGAAGGCAAGGACCGCCTGGTGCTGGCGGTCTCGCAGGAGATGGAGGAAGCACGCGACCTCTACGACCGCCTCGGGTTCCAGCGTGACCCCGGCCTGGATCACGAGCCGGCCCCGGGGGTGCGCTCGACGGGTTACTCGCTCTGGCTGCGGGAGCCGTCGTCGACGGACTCGTCGAACGGCGCGCCGGACGGTCAGGTCCGCGACCGGTCCTGAGCCGCCGACCGGTCCCGTACGGCGATCCGCACGCGCTTGTTGGCGCGTCCCTTCGACTGCGTACCAGTCACATCCACCGCGCCGACGTCGGCCGTTGTGGCGACGTGTGTGCCACCGTCGGCCTGACGGTCCAGGCCGACGATGTCGATGACGCGCAGGGGATCGATGGCCGCCGGGATCAGGTTCGCCTTCGTGCGGATCAGCGCGGGATCGGTGTCGGCGTCGGCGCGGTCCACGAACTCCACGGCGATGGCGCGGGCTCGCGCGATCTCCTGGTTGATCCGCTGCTCAAGCCGGCGGCCGAGCTCGGCCGACATCTCCGGCAGTTCGAAGTCCAGCCGCCCGGTGCCCGGCTCCATGTTGCCGCCGGTCACCGCGACGGCGAAGTCGTGCCAGATCACGCCGCACAGGATGTGCAGAGCGGTGTGGGTGCGCATCAGCAGGTGTCGGCGCTCCCAGTCGATGCGGCCCTCGACCGCGGCGCCGGGATCCGGAAGTGGCTGGTCGGCCGCGATCGCGTGCCAGATCCGCCCGGCCACCCGGCGTGTGCGGGCGACGTCAGCGGCGCCGTCGTGCCACCGCAGCCTGCCGATGTCGTGGGGCTGGCCGCCGCCGCCCGGATAGAAGGCGGTGCGGTCCAGCGCGACGAGCCGCTGGTCGGCATCGACCGCGGCCACGCTCGCCTCGAACGTCTGCACGTAGGCGTCGGTGGCGAACAGTTCGTCGGTCGGTGCGGTGGCGCCTGCGGTCATGCGGGCAGCGTAGCGTTCTCAGCGAGGCGTCGGGCGGCTCGGGCGGCGGCAGCGGCGACCGACTCCGCCGCGCATGTCACTGCAGCGGGTTGCGCCCCGGCGCCGAGTCGGTCAGGTCGCTGATCTCAGGCCACGACAGGGCGATCTCCTCGACCGATGGCACGTGGTCGAACTGCACACCCCGGGCCTGCATGTACGCGATGCGGGCGTAGTGGCCGCCACTGGCGAGCGTGATCACGCCCGTGTCGCTGCACTCCTCGGACGCGAGGTGCACGACGACCGGCGACACATACGCCGGGTCCAGGTGGAGCCGTGCGTCGTCGGGGATGACGTCGGAGGTCATGCGCGTGTCCGCCAGCGGTGCGACCGCGTTGGCGGTGATGTTGTAGCGGGCGCCCTCGACGGCGAGGGTGTTGATCAGCCCGACCATGCCCATCTTCGCGGCGCCGTAGTTCGCCTGCCCGAAGTTGCCGAACAGGCCCGATGTCGAGGTCGTCACGATGACCCGCCCGAACTGCTGCTCACGCATGTGGGGCCACGCCGCGCGCGTCACGCTGAACGCGCCGTACAGATGGACCCGTAGCACAGCGTCCCACTGCTCCGCGGTCATCTTGTGGAAGGACTTGTCACGCAGGATGCCGGCATTGTTGACGACGGCGTCGACCTGCCCGAACGCGTTGAGGGCCGTGGCGACCACGCGCTTGCCGCCCTCCACGGTGGCGACGTTGTCGTAGTTGGCGACGGCCTCGCCGCCCGCGTCGGTGATCTCGCACACCACGCCGTCGGCCATCTCGGAGCCGAAGCCAGAGCCGTCGCGTTTGCCGCCCAGATCGTTCACGACCACACGGGCGCCTTCGCGGGCGAACAGCAACGCGTGCTGGCGTCCCAGTCCGCCGCCTGCACCCGTGATGACGACGACCCTGCCTTTGACTCCAGCCATGTGCGCCCCCGATCTCTGGGTTACTTGCTGAGCGAGTGCTAGGCAAACAAAGCAAGTTTAGCGGAGGTTACGGTACTATGCCGTACCGATGTCGCGACACCACCAGGCGGCCGGTGCTGCCCCGGCCGTATGGCGGTGTCGGTCCCACTCTTCTCCATCCGTGCGTGTCGGCTACGCACGCCGGGGCGCTGGCCGGCCCTAGACTCCCGTGGCACATGCGCCTCCGCGCGCGTGCGACAGGGAGGATGCGCGGTCAATGCCTGCGCAACAGCGGCGACGCCTTGGGGGCGGCGGTGCGGGACGACGAGCTTCACGTGTTCCTCGGTGACGCGCGTGCCCAGGCCGCGGTCGACATGCGCCGCCAGCGCCGCTGGCTGGTCCGGCAGCTCGACGAGGATCGGACCTTCGAGGACGTCTGCGCCCGCGCCATGCGTGAGGGCGCTCCGGTCGACGTGCTGGTGGCGAGTGGTCGGAGCCACCGTGGGCGCGTCCTCGCTGCGCACAGCGGCCTCGTCGCCGTCGCCGTCGCCGATGGCGGCACGGTATACATCACAGGGGCGGCCGTCGTCGGCGTCCGCGTCCGCCCGGATGCGACCGCCGCGGATCACCCGCCGGAGACGGTCCCCGGCCACGCGCCGACGACCGCCCCGTCCGCAGCCGTGGGCGCAACGTTCAGCGACGTCGCGCGCGAGCTCGCCGACGGTCAAGCCTTGGTCGGGGTCGGCACCGTCGACGGTCGGCTGCACCGGGGGCGCATCAACGGCGTCGGTCGCGACGTGCTGCGCCTCGACGACGGGATGCACCTTCGCCTGGACATGGTGACCGAGGTGATCGCGGTCACATGAGGTCAGTCGACGTTGGACCGCGCAGGGTCGGGATACAGGTGCTCGAGGGATCCGGGCACGATGCGGCTGCGTTCGATGAACGCGTTGACATCGCGTTCCTGCAGACGGATGACGCGCCCGAACTTGTAGGCCGCGATCTCGCCCTCGTCGATCAGGCGGTACAGCGTTCGCGGGGTGATGCCCAGATGGCGGGCCGCCGCCGCCGTGCTAAGCCAGGTGATTTCTTGTTGCGCCATCGCCCGCCATGATACACCGGGGGCCCCGAATTGCACCGCGATGTAGACAACGGTAAGGGTCTGATGCGACAGCGACAGACCCTGCTCGGGTTGGTCAGCCGCACCGCCTCGTGGCCGCAACGGCTCGAGGCGTGGTCGACGTCCGCTGCGGTCCCGTTCACCGTCTCCTACTGCCAGTCCGTCGCCCACCTGCGCGCACGCCTCGAGGAGGGCAGCGCGCACCAGGGCGTCCTGCTCGACGGCGACCTGTCCTTCGTCGATCGCGACCTGCTGACCGACGTCATGAGCGCCGGTGGCGTTGCCGTCGTGATCGAGGGCCCTCGCCGCAGACGGCCGTGGGACACACTGGGCGCGGCGGCCGCCCTGCCCGCGGACTTCGACCAGCGCCAACTGCTCGACGCGCTACGCGGCGTCCTCGAGCCCGCAGTGCCGGCACGTCTCGAGCACCCGTTGGCGCCGGTCGTGGCCGTCACGGGACCCGGAGGGACTGGTGCCAGCGTCAGCGCGATCGCGCTGTCGCAGGGCCTGGCGGCAGCGCGCAGGCGCGTGCTCCTGGCGGACTGCTGCCTGCACGCTGAGCAGGCCATGCTGCACAACGCATATGGCTCGCAGCCTGACATCGTCGACCTCGTCGAGCTGCACGCCGAACGCACGCCGGAGCAGCGCGAGATGCGCCAGCTTGCCGTCGGCGTCGTCGAACGCGGGTACTACCTGCTGCCGGGCATCGCCCGCGCCCGCCACTGGTCCCGCATCAGGGGCGGATCGCTCGAGGCGGCGCTGCAATCGGTCCGGGCCGCGTTCGACGTCGTGGTTGCCGACGTCGACGCCGACGTCGAAGGCGAGGCGCAGGGCGGCTCGATAGAGGTCGAGGAGCGCAACGTCCTGGCGCGGACGGTCCTGGCCCGGGCCGCGGCGGTCATGGTCGTCGGCCAGCCCACGATGAAGGGTGTCTACGCCATGGTCCGCGTGCTGGTGGAGCTCCTCGAGTTGGGTATCGCCGGCGACCGGGTGCTGCCGGTCATCAACCAGGCGGTGGCGGACAGGACGGTTCGCGCCGATCTGAGCCGCGCCGTGCGCCACCTGCTGGACGGCGCCGCGGCGGGCGGCGGGGTGCCGTCCGCGGCCGCCGTGGGGCCGGCGCTCTTCGCGCCGCCCGTGTCCCTCGAGGAGCACCTGCGCGAGCGCGACGCGCTGGATGACGCATGGCCGGCCCTGCTCGCCGGCGCCGTCACCGCGGTGCTCGACCGGGCCCCTGCGGCACCTCGGCCCTACGGGCCACCCGAGCCCGTTGCGGCGGGATCACTGGGTCATTGGCGCAACGGACCAGGTGCGGACGACCCCACGGGCGCCACCCCGTGACGGTCGGGGCTCCGGCATGATCGCACTCCTCGCGCTGGTGGTCGTCGGCGTCGTGGCGATCACCGACCACCGCCGTCGCACGGGCCCGGTGGCGCCGACCCTGTGGCTGTGGCTGCTCGCCGAGGTCGAGTCGCACGTCGACGGGACGGCGGTCGATCCCTGTGACGTCGTGGTCGGCGTGTGCCTCCACGGTCCGCCGCCGGTCCGGTGCGCCGCCGAGGACGCGGTCCGGGCCCATGGCGGTGCGCCACGCGCCGTGCTGCTCGGCGGGCTCTGCGACCGTCTCGCGACCGCTCCGGGCGACAGGTTGTGCGCGACCGCCGCCGCGGCTGCCGCCGGCGGGGTCGATCCGGCGGCGGCCCTCGCACGGCTGCGGGTCGGCGAGGTTGCGTCAGCCGACGCCACATGCAGGGCGCGCGGCACGCTGCGCCTCGGCACCGCAGCGTGTTGGCTGCTGTTGAGTCCGCTGGGACTGGTCGGCTCGGGCGTCATCACCGGTGGCGCGGCGTGGGTCGTCGCGGCTGGTGCCGTCGCCGCGTGGTGGGCCGGTAGTGCGTGGGTCCGCGCCGCCGTGGCCGACGCACGCGTGCTCACGGGCTCGTCGGTCCACGCGCTCCTCAGCGCCGGGTCCGCGGCGACGTGACGTGACGCCGCGACGCCCGACGGGCCTGGCCGGGCGGCTCGCGCCGCACGTGCCGCGGCGCTACGACCCGGGCATCTACGCCTGGTGGCCGCGGCGAGCGGGACGCTGGCCAGGCGTGCGCCGGCGCGTCCTTCCCGGCGGCTGCGGTTCCGCGGTCACGCGTGGCCGACGGCGCACCGCGCAGCTGGCGCCGATCGTCGAGCGCCTCGCGATGCTGCTCGTCGTCGGCCACGACCTGCGCGCCGCCGTGGAGCACGTGGTCGGCACGGGCCGTGGGCCGGTCGTAGGTGAGCTCGGACCGATCGCGGCCCAGCTGGCTCGCGGCGTGCCCGCTGCCACGGCCGTGCGGTCGTGGGCGCGGTGGGCGTCCTGCCCGCACGTCGCGCAGCTCGCCGCCGACCTGCGTGGCTGCGCTGGCGTCGTCGACGCCGCGGACGTGCTCGAGCGGCACGCCCGCCTTCTCCGTCGCCAGGTGCTCCGCGACCAGCTGCTCACGTTGCGCCAGCGGACCGCCGCCGTCTGGCTCGCGGCCATGGTCACCTGCGTGACGACGGCGGCCGTCGTCGCGACGTAGCCCGTTCCGTGGCCGCGGGCGTACGATCGGCGCAACGCCCCGGGCGGCGATCCCGGCCGCGGCGGTGACCATCGCCGGACGCGATCCGCCCGGCGGCGAGACGAGGAGCACCATCATGGACGGTCCGTTCGCAAAGTTCGACGGCCACGAACAGGTCGTGTTCGGCAGTGACGCCGAGACTGGCCTGCGCGCCATCATCGCAATCCACTCGACGGCCCTGGGACCCAGCCTCGGCGGCACTCGCTTCTACCCCTATCCCGACGAGACGGCAGCGCTGATCGACGTGCTGCGCCTCGCGAAGGCTATGGCCTACAAGGCCGCCGTAGCCGGCCTGGACCTCGGTGGCGGCAAGGCCGTCATCATCGGCGATCCGGCGCGCGACAAGTCCGAGGCGCTGCTGCGTGCCTACGGCCGGCTGGTGGAGTCGCTCAACGGCAGGTACGTGACGGCCTGCGACGTCGGCACCTACCCGGCTGACATGGCGATCGTCCGGCGCGAGACGAGGTGGGCCACGGGTGCCGATCCGGTCGAGGGCGGCTCCGGCGACTCCGGGGTGCTGACCGCCCACGGCACCTTCGAGGGTCTCCAGGCATGCGTCGAGGAGCTGTGGGGGTCGCCATCCCTGCGGGGCCGGCACGTCGCCATGCAGGGTGTAGGCAAGGTCGGGCGGCGGCTTGCCGCGTCGATCCACGAGGTGGGTGGCAGGGTGACGGTGGCCGACACGGACGACGACGCGACGACGTGGTGTGCAGAGC encodes:
- a CDS encoding cytochrome b N-terminal domain-containing protein encodes the protein MTPLFGKLFDQLDERLHLRTDARTAANKVFPSNWSFLLGEVAAFSLVILVLTGTFLTFFYRPNVEAVTYVGSNPVFAGRTLPAAFESIVRLSSDVNGGLLFRRLHRGASHLFIATVVLHMLRVMLTGAFRKPREVNYFVGIGLLTLAFGAGFTGYSLPYDSLAGTGIRIAYSELLSLPLIGDRAAFWIFGGAFPTGDVIPRFFVLHVMVLPAALLGTVGLHLFIVYRQKHTQFPRMGIDGHTLVLGKPLWPLQFAESATLFLWTGGLLAAAAVLIPWSDVSLLGPYVPGEVGNNAQPDWFLFWLEGALRIFPPIEFGVIGSFVISGPFVAGVVLPGLIFTFLAAYPFIEKRVYGLEGEWHVLQNPLEIPLRAAVMLGVFSGLLILAAAATNDILSRMFGIPIEAMTWFFRVAVIVVPVVLAVGIARYSRRRLRHRGLVVPTSEAEDQQRYIAA
- a CDS encoding Rieske (2Fe-2S) protein; this translates as MTDDREPTRPNLRVVSEDTPPPSQANDALVIGSAIIAALGGVGFAVGLALETSIAVYGTALALGLLALGFGVRRYFSDLFPDIEAVEPRHPEGEDTDHEPVAAIAPLERRSVLRNALIGAGGVFGISLLAPVPSLGPAPGDALKRTDWRRGTRLVTTDGEPISADNVTAGGVATVWPEGSINNEISAVILVRVADARFRQPTNLEWVVNGELVAYSKVCTHAGCPVGLFREQDNALFCPCHQSTFDAVRGAIPTFGPTARALPQLPLGVDSESFLIALGDFTEQVGPAYG
- a CDS encoding c-type cytochrome, which encodes MGARSARSVRNILGWLTLLLGCLGVAMWWVADDVAAQEAEPLTGDVDLGGQLYAQACAQCHASDGGGATVPGTDRNAPALSGRPEVTASYVDLVLRTGRMPPAGDPYDNQPRAVAFDDAQRMAIVAYVTEEFDLTNDLADVTELPEGDAGAGQAVYAANCAACHGSTGAGGVAGGGAWTPAVNMYDTTTIAEAIRLGPFQMPAFGEDIIPDEEAADIGAFLEEVSSEPGTPLGLVELNPVFASGFVALMAVAMILSLFWISSKPTWFPDPGSDAEPGEHDEQRVTSVRSADTTEQA
- a CDS encoding GNAT family N-acetyltransferase, encoding MTDQELTIREARDDELDIVASLVVDAYSEFAARMAPDAWSSFAQDIANVRGRTIDAQVIVAVRGDRIVGTVTRYPEWRGAQQDASAVRVLAVPPDERGTGVGRALMEHCIALTRDEGKDRLVLAVSQEMEEARDLYDRLGFQRDPGLDHEPAPGVRSTGYSLWLREPSSTDSSNGAPDGQVRDRS
- a CDS encoding alanyl-tRNA editing protein, which encodes MTAGATAPTDELFATDAYVQTFEASVAAVDADQRLVALDRTAFYPGGGGQPHDIGRLRWHDGAADVARTRRVAGRIWHAIAADQPLPDPGAAVEGRIDWERRHLLMRTHTALHILCGVIWHDFAVAVTGGNMEPGTGRLDFELPEMSAELGRRLEQRINQEIARARAIAVEFVDRADADTDPALIRTKANLIPAAIDPLRVIDIVGLDRQADGGTHVATTADVGAVDVTGTQSKGRANKRVRIAVRDRSAAQDRSRT
- a CDS encoding SDR family oxidoreductase — encoded protein: MAGVKGRVVVITGAGGGLGRQHALLFAREGARVVVNDLGGKRDGSGFGSEMADGVVCEITDAGGEAVANYDNVATVEGGKRVVATALNAFGQVDAVVNNAGILRDKSFHKMTAEQWDAVLRVHLYGAFSVTRAAWPHMREQQFGRVIVTTSTSGLFGNFGQANYGAAKMGMVGLINTLAVEGARYNITANAVAPLADTRMTSDVIPDDARLHLDPAYVSPVVVHLASEECSDTGVITLASGGHYARIAYMQARGVQFDHVPSVEEIALSWPEISDLTDSAPGRNPLQ
- a CDS encoding helix-turn-helix domain-containing protein, with translation MAQQEITWLSTAAAARHLGITPRTLYRLIDEGEIAAYKFGRVIRLQERDVNAFIERSRIVPGSLEHLYPDPARSNVD
- a CDS encoding Glu/Leu/Phe/Val dehydrogenase dimerization domain-containing protein; translation: MDGPFAKFDGHEQVVFGSDAETGLRAIIAIHSTALGPSLGGTRFYPYPDETAALIDVLRLAKAMAYKAAVAGLDLGGGKAVIIGDPARDKSEALLRAYGRLVESLNGRYVTACDVGTYPADMAIVRRETRWATGADPVEGGSGDSGVLTAHGTFEGLQACVEELWGSPSLRGRHVAMQGVGKVGRRLAASIHEVGGRVTVADTDDDATTWCAEHLGAEVVSVDKIHAVDADVFSPNALGAVLNDETIPELQCSVVAGAANNQLAEPRHADALADAGVLYAPDYVINAGGVIQVADELRPGGYSEQRARARVRQIGPRLREIFAIARAQSITTAAAADHYAEQRMADLGRLRRFWLRD